A single genomic interval of Candidatus Zixiibacteriota bacterium harbors:
- a CDS encoding ABC transporter substrate-binding protein, giving the protein MRRTSVILAIAFLLFLPLDRAGAASGGRTRLRVGYPSPSASFYPLFATREAGLFEKYGFDPEMIYVQGVQLVQVHVAGQLDVSTISSVVYLQASVEGADLIQIASSIDGQLMKVMVHPSITRPADLKGRTLAVTRFGSLTDLLIRPVLKSWGLEPQKDVKLIQIGRMPDIATAISQRSVDGGVISFPTSVHAEKMNIKTLYDFAESGFDIPATTVVISRRYGKSNRADVIRFLKAYVEGTQRLLRDRELGIRALRKYGGISDRELLASTYDLFTSRYIKKIPTVSAKGVENSLSLIAENNPKARGRKAEEFMDTSFMEELEKTGFLKSVVK; this is encoded by the coding sequence ATGAGAAGGACGAGCGTGATACTGGCTATCGCCTTTCTGCTTTTCCTGCCGCTCGACCGCGCGGGAGCCGCGAGCGGCGGGCGGACGCGGCTCCGAGTCGGCTACCCGTCGCCCAGCGCGAGCTTTTATCCGCTGTTCGCGACCCGGGAGGCGGGACTGTTCGAGAAATACGGCTTCGATCCGGAGATGATCTACGTGCAGGGCGTGCAGCTCGTCCAGGTTCACGTTGCCGGGCAGCTCGACGTCTCGACCATCTCGTCGGTCGTCTATCTGCAGGCCTCCGTGGAGGGCGCCGACCTGATTCAGATCGCCAGCTCGATCGACGGCCAGCTGATGAAGGTGATGGTCCATCCGTCGATCACCAGGCCGGCGGACCTCAAAGGACGAACGCTCGCCGTGACGCGCTTCGGCTCGCTCACGGACCTGCTGATTCGCCCGGTGCTGAAGAGCTGGGGACTCGAGCCGCAGAAGGACGTCAAGCTGATCCAGATCGGCAGGATGCCCGACATCGCGACGGCGATCTCCCAGCGATCGGTGGACGGCGGCGTGATCTCGTTTCCGACGTCGGTCCACGCCGAGAAGATGAACATCAAGACCCTGTACGATTTCGCCGAATCGGGTTTCGACATCCCGGCCACGACGGTCGTGATCAGCCGCCGCTACGGCAAGAGCAACCGCGCCGACGTGATCCGGTTCCTGAAGGCTTACGTCGAAGGGACGCAGCGCCTCCTGCGCGACCGCGAGCTGGGCATCCGGGCACTCAGAAAGTACGGCGGCATCAGCGATCGCGAGCTGCTCGCGAGCACCTACGACCTCTTCACGTCGCGCTACATCAAAAAGATCCCCACGGTCAGCGCCAAAGGGGTGGAGAACTCCCTCAGCCTGATTGCGGAGAACAACCCCAAGGCCAGGGGGCGCAAGGCGGAGGAGTTCATGGATACGAGCTTCATGGAGGAGCTGGAGAAAACGGGGTTCCTGAAGTCTGTGGTGAAATGA
- a CDS encoding ABC transporter substrate-binding protein — translation MRQTVKLLAAWLSLALFAPDGGLEGAEPLRVRVGYPSPSASFSPLFVAKEGGAFEKYGLAPELLYLQGVQITQVHVSGQVDFTVTGAPLPLRAAVEGADLVLVAGSIDKFIYKLIARPGIGAPAGLKGKTIGITTFGSLPDVAIRLVLRRWGMNPDSDVTLVQVGRMSDMVVALSAGKIDAGVISDPTSFQAEKIGMKRLLDMADVDVEFANVAVAVSRSYAKARREMVLRFLKAYIEGTRLFMTDRELAVRALRKYTGAADREILEKTYDLFASKYIKKVPVLSVRSVENTLAMIADRSPKARGRRAAEFIDASFIAELEASGFIRSVWP, via the coding sequence GTGCGGCAAACGGTGAAATTGCTTGCGGCGTGGTTGTCTCTGGCGCTTTTCGCTCCGGACGGGGGTCTCGAGGGTGCGGAGCCGCTGCGCGTCCGAGTCGGCTACCCCTCGCCCAGCGCGAGCTTCTCGCCGCTCTTCGTCGCGAAGGAGGGAGGAGCCTTCGAGAAATACGGGCTGGCGCCCGAGCTCTTGTACCTGCAAGGGGTACAGATCACCCAGGTACACGTGTCCGGGCAGGTCGATTTCACCGTTACGGGGGCGCCGCTGCCGTTGCGGGCTGCCGTCGAGGGCGCGGATCTCGTGCTCGTCGCCGGCTCGATCGACAAGTTCATCTACAAGCTGATCGCCCGGCCGGGCATCGGCGCGCCCGCCGGCCTCAAGGGAAAGACCATCGGGATCACGACGTTCGGCTCGCTTCCCGACGTGGCGATCCGGCTGGTGCTCAGGCGCTGGGGCATGAATCCGGACAGCGACGTCACCCTCGTCCAGGTCGGCAGGATGAGCGACATGGTGGTGGCGCTGTCGGCGGGGAAGATCGACGCGGGGGTGATCTCGGACCCGACGTCGTTCCAGGCGGAAAAGATCGGCATGAAGCGCCTCCTGGACATGGCCGACGTCGACGTGGAGTTCGCGAACGTCGCCGTGGCCGTGAGCCGAAGCTACGCGAAGGCGCGGCGGGAGATGGTGCTGCGCTTCCTGAAGGCCTACATCGAGGGAACGCGGCTTTTCATGACCGACAGGGAGCTGGCGGTCCGTGCGCTGCGCAAGTACACCGGCGCCGCGGATCGCGAGATCCTGGAAAAAACCTACGATCTGTTCGCGTCCAAGTACATCAAGAAGGTGCCGGTTCTTTCTGTCAGGAGCGTCGAGAACACTCTGGCCATGATCGCCGACCGGAGCCCGAAAGCGAGGGGGAGGAGAGCTGCCGAGTTCATAGACGCGAGCTTCATCGCCGAGCTCGAGGCGAGCGGCTTCATCCGGTCGGTCTGGCCGTAG
- a CDS encoding amidohydrolase family protein, producing MRAIDVHVHPSTRGVDAHACRYFRRNLSEVPAGEEEFAALFARHEVRALLIGWHPSTVAQEPRNDNDHVIDLATRHAGPFAGVLAGLDMGARDLEAVARRAEALARHPLVKGFKFHPPDQGFYPSDRRFYGVWEAIQAAGKPAMFHVGFTVLGANTDGGSGIALDYGRPIHLDTLARDFPKMKIVAAHPGWPWEQELIGVLTHKRNVYADTSGYLAEQLPEIFQKAMRGRLQDKVLFGTDFPYVDLEKALASLDRIELKDSAREKILFANAAALFGL from the coding sequence ATGAGGGCCATTGATGTTCACGTCCACCCGAGCACCCGCGGCGTGGATGCCCACGCCTGCCGCTACTTCAGGCGCAACCTCTCCGAGGTGCCGGCGGGCGAGGAGGAATTCGCGGCGCTGTTCGCTCGCCACGAGGTCAGGGCGCTGCTGATCGGCTGGCATCCTTCCACCGTCGCGCAGGAGCCGCGCAACGACAACGATCACGTGATCGACCTCGCCACGCGCCATGCTGGACCGTTCGCCGGAGTTCTGGCCGGGCTGGACATGGGCGCGCGGGATCTCGAAGCGGTCGCGCGGCGTGCCGAGGCGCTTGCGCGCCATCCGCTCGTGAAAGGTTTCAAGTTTCATCCGCCGGACCAGGGCTTCTATCCCTCCGACCGCAGATTCTACGGTGTCTGGGAGGCGATCCAGGCGGCCGGCAAGCCGGCCATGTTTCACGTCGGCTTCACGGTCCTCGGAGCGAACACGGACGGCGGGAGCGGGATCGCCCTGGACTACGGCCGGCCGATCCATCTCGACACCCTGGCGCGGGATTTTCCGAAGATGAAGATCGTGGCGGCGCATCCCGGCTGGCCCTGGGAGCAGGAGCTGATCGGCGTGCTCACGCACAAGCGAAACGTTTACGCCGACACTTCGGGCTATCTCGCCGAGCAGCTCCCCGAAATTTTCCAGAAGGCCATGCGCGGGCGCCTCCAGGACAAGGTTCTGTTCGGCACGGATTTTCCCTATGTCGATCTGGAAAAGGCGCTGGCGAGCCTGGACAGGATCGAGCTGAAGGACTCGGCGCGGGAGAAGATTCTTTTCGCCAACGCGGCGGCGCTGTTCGGGCTCTGA
- a CDS encoding thiamine pyrophosphate-binding protein — protein MSQPAHIVEKPRPEWGSDVIVEMLKAFGIEYVALNPGSSFRGLHDSLANYGGNRMPEMILCPHEEIAVGVAHGYARAKGKPMAAAVHNVVGLQHSCMAIYNAWCDRLPVLVLGGTGPTDTAHRRPRIDWVHTACVQGNLVRDFVKWDDQPASVEAIPESFIRAYRLATTDPMGPVYLCYDADIQEKKLDGEVPIPSLERYPAPLPLQAPEEGLEKTVRWLLEAKAPVIIADWVGRSEAGFRALRDLAELLAIPVLDQNGRFNFPTRHPLNLTGAERRVLPRTDLVLALDVPDLEGAVARRVQDHGKRATVNLLPAEAKVVNVGLDDLLVRAWSQEFNRLRQADLSIMADTAVFLPEIVRRLRTARETLAKIGPEIESRRAEWSRISEEQRIAREERTRARWNDKPIALSRVFTELNDALKGEDWVYTNSTRYGAENFYIDADRFNQILGKFKGGGLGYGLPASLGATLAHRNSGKICVDFQPDGDLLFTLGGLWTASHYSLPLLIVVFSNRSYYNDEEHQERMAQLRRRPVENKVLGIRIEEPAVDFATTARSFGIWSRGPITEPRELPHALGDALKVVKDGKPALVDVVCEMRP, from the coding sequence ATGAGTCAGCCGGCGCACATCGTCGAAAAGCCCAGGCCGGAGTGGGGATCGGACGTCATCGTCGAGATGCTCAAAGCCTTCGGGATCGAATACGTCGCGCTCAATCCCGGATCGTCTTTTCGCGGCCTCCACGACTCGCTCGCCAATTACGGCGGCAACCGCATGCCCGAGATGATCCTCTGCCCGCACGAGGAGATCGCCGTCGGGGTCGCCCACGGCTATGCCCGGGCCAAGGGTAAGCCGATGGCCGCGGCGGTTCACAACGTCGTCGGGCTGCAGCACTCCTGCATGGCGATTTACAACGCCTGGTGCGATCGCCTTCCGGTGCTCGTACTCGGAGGCACCGGCCCCACCGACACGGCGCACCGCCGGCCGCGCATCGACTGGGTCCACACGGCGTGCGTGCAGGGAAACCTCGTCCGCGACTTCGTGAAATGGGACGATCAGCCGGCGAGCGTCGAAGCGATCCCGGAGTCCTTCATCCGTGCCTACCGGCTCGCCACCACCGATCCCATGGGTCCGGTCTACCTGTGCTACGACGCCGACATCCAGGAGAAAAAGCTCGACGGCGAGGTTCCGATTCCGTCTCTCGAGCGCTATCCCGCGCCGCTCCCGTTGCAGGCGCCGGAAGAAGGCCTCGAGAAAACGGTCCGCTGGCTGCTCGAGGCGAAGGCCCCGGTGATCATCGCCGATTGGGTGGGCCGGAGCGAAGCGGGATTTCGGGCGCTTCGGGATCTGGCCGAGCTCCTCGCGATTCCCGTTCTGGACCAGAACGGGCGCTTCAACTTTCCCACGCGCCATCCGCTGAACTTGACCGGCGCGGAGCGCAGGGTTCTGCCTCGAACCGATCTCGTGCTCGCGCTCGATGTTCCCGACCTGGAGGGCGCGGTGGCGCGGCGGGTGCAGGATCACGGCAAACGCGCCACCGTGAACCTGCTGCCGGCGGAGGCAAAAGTCGTCAACGTGGGGCTCGATGACCTGCTCGTTCGCGCCTGGTCGCAGGAGTTCAACCGGCTCCGGCAGGCGGATCTCTCGATCATGGCCGATACCGCCGTGTTCCTGCCGGAAATCGTGCGCCGCTTGCGGACGGCCAGGGAGACGCTCGCCAAGATCGGGCCCGAGATCGAGAGCCGGCGCGCCGAGTGGTCCAGGATCAGCGAGGAACAGAGAATCGCACGCGAGGAGCGGACGCGCGCCCGCTGGAACGACAAGCCGATCGCGCTCAGCCGGGTGTTTACCGAGCTGAACGACGCCCTGAAGGGCGAGGATTGGGTCTACACCAACAGCACCCGCTACGGCGCCGAGAATTTTTACATCGACGCGGACAGGTTCAATCAGATTCTCGGGAAATTCAAGGGCGGCGGGCTGGGCTACGGGCTCCCCGCTTCGCTGGGAGCGACGCTCGCGCACCGCAACAGCGGCAAGATCTGCGTCGACTTCCAGCCGGACGGCGATCTTCTGTTCACCCTCGGCGGGCTCTGGACCGCCTCGCACTACAGCCTGCCGCTGCTGATCGTCGTGTTCAGCAACCGCTCTTACTACAACGACGAGGAGCACCAGGAACGGATGGCGCAGCTTCGGCGCCGTCCGGTGGAGAACAAGGTCCTCGGGATCCGCATCGAAGAGCCGGCCGTGGATTTCGCGACGACGGCGCGCTCCTTCGGTATCTGGAGCCGCGGGCCGATCACCGAGCCGCGTGAGCTGCCGCACGCCCTCGGCGACGCGTTGAAGGTGGTCAAAGACGGTAAACCCGCGCTCGTCGACGTGGTCTGCGAGATGCGGCCCTGA
- a CDS encoding extracellular solute-binding protein, whose translation MRLRLHLLQWSFQVVLLAVFLAPGARALGQSAHEARLVEGAKKEGGLVWYTAMSVDTAKPLVDAFERRYPFVKVRYIRAGTAQMINRVVTETLAGRWEFDAVTVLGMDALVRRNLFTPYFSPEREAFFDFLKDPAGRWHGLYHNHVVLAYNTRLVPEKEAPRDYPDLLNPKWKGKIGMDSRDYTWFGTLVHAWGRDRAVAYMKQLARQEPQFRTGHALIAQHVVAGEFPLGWVYSFRVETMKKEGAPIEWVATFDPIVVEIGGIALSARAKNPSAAKLFIDFVLSRDGQRVILASQRIPSRKDMQTPGAKADQSRLKVRPVPDEVEENLKQYAAEYRELFQIK comes from the coding sequence ATGAGGTTACGCCTGCATCTCCTCCAATGGTCTTTCCAGGTCGTTCTGCTGGCGGTTTTTCTGGCGCCGGGCGCCCGCGCGCTGGGTCAGAGCGCGCACGAGGCGAGGCTGGTCGAGGGAGCGAAAAAGGAAGGCGGGCTGGTGTGGTACACCGCTATGTCGGTCGATACCGCCAAACCCCTGGTCGACGCCTTCGAGAGAAGGTATCCGTTCGTCAAGGTCCGTTACATCCGGGCGGGAACCGCACAGATGATCAATCGCGTGGTTACCGAGACGCTCGCCGGGCGGTGGGAATTCGACGCGGTCACGGTTCTCGGAATGGACGCGCTGGTGCGGCGAAACCTGTTCACGCCGTACTTCTCACCCGAACGTGAGGCTTTCTTCGATTTTCTGAAGGACCCGGCGGGCCGCTGGCACGGTCTCTATCACAACCATGTGGTCCTCGCCTACAACACGCGTCTGGTGCCGGAAAAGGAGGCGCCGCGGGACTACCCCGATCTGCTGAATCCGAAATGGAAAGGCAAGATCGGCATGGACAGCCGCGATTACACCTGGTTCGGGACCCTGGTTCACGCGTGGGGCCGCGACCGCGCCGTGGCCTACATGAAGCAGCTCGCGCGCCAGGAGCCACAGTTCCGTACGGGCCACGCGCTGATCGCGCAGCACGTGGTCGCCGGGGAGTTTCCGCTCGGTTGGGTCTACTCGTTTCGCGTCGAGACGATGAAGAAGGAAGGAGCCCCGATCGAGTGGGTCGCGACCTTCGATCCGATCGTGGTGGAGATCGGCGGCATCGCGCTCAGCGCGAGGGCGAAAAACCCGAGCGCCGCGAAGCTGTTCATCGATTTCGTCCTCTCGCGGGACGGTCAACGGGTCATTCTGGCGAGCCAGCGCATCCCTTCGCGCAAGGACATGCAGACGCCCGGGGCGAAAGCGGACCAGAGCAGGCTCAAGGTCCGGCCGGTGCCCGACGAGGTGGAAGAGAATCTCAAACAGTACGCCGCGGAATACCGCGAGCTGTTCCAGATCAAATAG
- a CDS encoding LysR substrate-binding domain-containing protein, whose protein sequence is MNLDRLKTFCLVAQNASLLQAAQKLKLSPATVSLRLKQLEREIGVPLFEHKPNRLVLSAKGKVLLAQAQRILQQIDDSVALLRDDDEACKGSLSVLVGVDLAHYLAPRVASFVEQNPAVNLSVLVSPSPESLRLILDGQADIAIGRFLKLPRWIAALRLFTSTVAAIFPAGHPFAGRTRLSLRDLAAQGLIVPSQYSVTRRVVHRAFAAQGLEMRTVLEAGGCSLIREYAQLGLGVGLVHEICVRGKIDGDLVVRDLERMFGRIDVLLIYRKDRVLTPAHRRFIEALSDRPSSA, encoded by the coding sequence ATGAATCTCGATCGCCTGAAAACCTTCTGCCTCGTCGCCCAGAACGCGAGCCTGCTCCAGGCCGCTCAGAAGCTCAAGCTCAGCCCCGCCACCGTGTCGCTGCGCCTCAAGCAGCTCGAAAGGGAGATCGGCGTGCCGCTCTTCGAGCACAAGCCGAATCGACTCGTGCTCTCGGCCAAGGGCAAGGTCCTGCTCGCCCAGGCCCAACGCATCCTGCAGCAGATCGACGACAGCGTGGCGCTGTTGCGCGACGACGACGAAGCCTGCAAGGGCAGCCTTTCCGTCCTGGTCGGAGTCGACCTGGCGCACTACCTCGCGCCGCGAGTCGCGTCGTTCGTTGAACAGAACCCCGCGGTCAACCTGAGCGTCCTGGTGAGCCCTTCCCCCGAGTCGCTTCGCCTGATCCTCGACGGCCAGGCCGACATCGCCATTGGCAGGTTCCTCAAGCTCCCGCGCTGGATAGCCGCCTTGCGCCTGTTCACGTCCACGGTCGCGGCGATTTTCCCCGCCGGCCATCCGTTCGCCGGCCGGACCCGCTTGTCGCTTCGCGACCTCGCCGCCCAGGGCCTGATTGTGCCCTCGCAGTACTCGGTGACGCGGCGCGTGGTCCATCGTGCCTTCGCGGCTCAAGGGCTCGAGATGCGCACCGTGCTGGAAGCCGGTGGTTGTTCCCTGATCCGGGAATACGCGCAACTGGGCCTCGGCGTCGGGCTGGTGCATGAGATCTGCGTTCGGGGAAAGATCGACGGGGATCTCGTCGTTCGCGATCTGGAAAGGATGTTCGGCCGGATCGACGTGCTGTTGATCTACCGGAAGGACCGCGTCCTCACCCCCGCTCACCGCCGTTTCATCGAGGCGCTGTCGGATCGCCCCTCGTCGGCCTGA
- a CDS encoding xanthine dehydrogenase family protein molybdopterin-binding subunit, whose amino-acid sequence MPFSTIGKPLPRIEGEGKVTGKTQYAADLRLDGLLWAKVLRSPFPHARIASIDVSRARRLPGVRAVLTGADVAGIYVGTRVKDQPVLAGDRTRFVGDPVAAVAAESEEIAEQALELIDVIYEELPWVCDPLAALSPDAPLIHEDRARYKNAPPVPEGVPTHNLQSYVQWKNGDLEAAFRKAARVFTHTFRTPLSFHGYIEPHACVVQVHADGRVEVWASNKGPWGLRDQMAADFGIPKEKIKVHVMHVGGDFGAKASLIDVPICYHLAKAAGRPVKLVLEYSEEILAGGHRHPAVIELRTGVESDGSLAAIDARVYFSGGAYAAQKANPQVTVLGGRRLASMYRVPAIRVQTYCAYTNHVPCTQTRTPGSPQIVFAFESQMDIIARELGIDPVELRRRNLLRDGDSSPMGERWQHILAGETLERAVRASGWTRRKRGKNRGWGVALYERGAPEGKASAAITLEADGGVTILTGVPDVGPGFYTIIQQMVCETLGLAPGRVRVTFEDTDSLPFDPGTGGSKQTNTSGHAVYQAAREVRERLAAIAARLLGCASEQVTQRGAKFVGPGGRAVGVEAAIARAVEENGGPVSHLTMYEPKDLPKVTGFTAQVAEVEVDPETGHVRVLGLTTAHDTGVVLNRLTLQGQIDGGVVTGLGFALVEENPLGDGRIATANLGECKLPTIRDTPPLRTVLIETPTGPTPFGGKAIAENPNVPTAAAIANAVADAVGVRIFELPITAERVYRGLHAES is encoded by the coding sequence TTGCCGTTCAGCACGATCGGTAAACCGCTCCCGCGCATAGAGGGCGAAGGGAAAGTCACCGGCAAGACGCAATATGCGGCGGATCTCCGTCTCGACGGGTTGCTGTGGGCCAAGGTGCTGCGCAGTCCGTTTCCGCACGCGCGTATCGCGTCGATCGACGTCTCCCGCGCCAGAAGGCTGCCGGGCGTGCGCGCGGTTCTCACCGGCGCGGACGTCGCCGGAATCTATGTCGGGACGCGCGTGAAGGACCAGCCCGTTCTCGCGGGCGACCGCACGCGCTTCGTCGGCGATCCGGTGGCGGCTGTAGCAGCGGAGAGCGAGGAGATCGCCGAGCAGGCGCTCGAGCTGATCGACGTGATTTACGAGGAGCTTCCCTGGGTTTGCGATCCGCTCGCGGCGCTCTCGCCCGATGCTCCGCTCATCCACGAGGACCGCGCAAGGTACAAGAACGCTCCTCCGGTTCCCGAGGGGGTGCCGACGCACAACCTGCAATCCTACGTCCAGTGGAAAAACGGCGACCTGGAGGCCGCCTTCCGTAAGGCGGCCAGGGTCTTCACCCACACCTTCCGCACGCCCCTGTCGTTTCACGGCTATATCGAGCCGCACGCCTGCGTGGTGCAAGTTCACGCCGATGGACGGGTCGAGGTCTGGGCGTCCAACAAGGGACCGTGGGGTCTGCGTGACCAGATGGCCGCGGATTTCGGCATTCCGAAGGAAAAGATCAAGGTCCACGTCATGCACGTCGGAGGCGATTTCGGGGCCAAGGCTTCGCTCATCGACGTGCCGATCTGTTACCACCTCGCGAAAGCCGCCGGCCGCCCCGTCAAGCTGGTGCTGGAGTATAGCGAAGAGATCCTGGCCGGAGGCCATCGGCATCCCGCCGTGATCGAGCTACGGACGGGGGTCGAGTCGGACGGCAGCCTCGCGGCGATCGATGCGCGCGTGTATTTCAGCGGGGGCGCCTATGCCGCGCAGAAGGCCAATCCGCAGGTCACGGTCCTCGGCGGGCGGCGGCTGGCGAGCATGTACCGCGTGCCGGCGATCCGGGTGCAAACCTACTGCGCCTACACCAACCACGTGCCGTGCACCCAGACGCGCACGCCCGGAAGCCCGCAGATCGTCTTCGCCTTCGAGTCGCAGATGGACATCATCGCCCGCGAGCTGGGGATCGATCCGGTCGAGCTGCGTCGGCGCAATCTGCTGCGGGACGGAGACAGCTCGCCGATGGGCGAGAGATGGCAGCATATTCTCGCCGGCGAGACGCTCGAGCGCGCCGTGCGCGCTTCGGGCTGGACCAGGCGGAAGCGGGGCAAAAACCGGGGCTGGGGGGTCGCGCTCTACGAGCGCGGCGCGCCGGAGGGCAAGGCGAGCGCGGCGATCACGCTCGAGGCGGACGGGGGCGTCACGATCCTCACCGGGGTGCCCGACGTCGGTCCGGGGTTCTATACGATCATCCAGCAGATGGTGTGCGAGACGCTGGGGCTCGCGCCGGGGCGGGTACGAGTGACCTTCGAGGATACCGACAGCCTGCCGTTCGACCCCGGCACCGGCGGAAGCAAGCAGACCAACACCTCCGGCCATGCCGTTTACCAGGCGGCGCGCGAGGTGCGGGAGCGCCTGGCTGCAATCGCGGCGCGCCTCCTGGGCTGTGCTTCAGAGCAGGTGACGCAGCGCGGCGCGAAGTTCGTCGGCCCGGGGGGGAGGGCGGTCGGCGTCGAGGCGGCGATCGCGCGCGCCGTCGAGGAGAACGGCGGCCCGGTTTCGCACCTGACGATGTACGAGCCGAAGGATCTGCCCAAGGTGACCGGTTTCACGGCTCAGGTGGCCGAGGTGGAGGTGGACCCCGAGACCGGGCATGTCCGGGTCCTGGGGCTGACCACGGCCCACGACACCGGGGTGGTGCTCAACCGGCTGACGCTGCAGGGGCAGATCGACGGCGGGGTCGTGACCGGGCTCGGGTTCGCCCTCGTGGAGGAAAATCCGCTCGGCGACGGCAGGATCGCGACCGCGAACCTCGGCGAATGCAAGCTGCCGACGATCCGCGACACGCCCCCGCTGAGGACAGTGCTGATCGAGACGCCGACCGGACCGACGCCGTTCGGCGGCAAGGCGATCGCCGAGAATCCGAACGTTCCGACCGCCGCGGCGATCGCGAACGCAGTCGCCGACGCGGTCGGCGTTCGTATCTTCGAGCTGCCGATCACCGCCGAAAGAGTCTACCGCGGGCTGCACGCCGAGAGCTGA
- a CDS encoding amidohydrolase family protein: MKSGFRIMDSDMHLREPADLWEKYMEPQWRDRAPRILSSTARSSAMVMIDGKILRGYSPTYRGGIFDASRIDREIGGARARGFDAVSQLEAMDREGLDVAALYPSIGLGVLMRNEIDPGLAAAIARAYNNWLHDFCQADPKRLKGVAMISLHDVTEAVKEATRAVRDLGFVGVFARPEPLRDLPWHSRYYDTLWSCLEELGVPIGFHSAAALGELPQAGDRFGDNLLLRHVCAHPMENMLALVDVVGGGVLERHPKLKVAFLECYCGWLSFLLHRLDNAMAKGRFPTAGALKPSEYFKRQCWISTEHERELPMIIELLGDDRIVFSTDYPHGDSDFPHAVEEFLEIDGVTAESRRRILWDNCARLYGLDGK; encoded by the coding sequence ACATGCATCTGCGCGAGCCGGCGGACCTCTGGGAGAAGTACATGGAGCCGCAGTGGCGCGATCGAGCGCCCAGGATCCTGAGCTCGACGGCGCGGAGCTCGGCGATGGTGATGATCGACGGCAAGATCCTGCGGGGCTACTCGCCCACGTATCGCGGCGGGATTTTCGACGCTTCCAGGATCGACCGGGAGATCGGCGGGGCGCGCGCCCGGGGATTCGACGCCGTCTCGCAGCTCGAGGCGATGGACCGCGAGGGGCTGGACGTGGCGGCGCTCTATCCGTCGATCGGCCTCGGAGTCCTGATGCGCAACGAGATCGACCCCGGGCTCGCGGCGGCCATCGCCCGGGCCTACAACAACTGGCTGCACGATTTTTGCCAGGCCGATCCGAAGCGGCTCAAGGGGGTGGCGATGATCTCGCTGCACGACGTCACCGAGGCCGTGAAGGAAGCGACGCGCGCGGTGCGCGACCTGGGGTTCGTGGGGGTGTTCGCCCGGCCGGAGCCGTTGCGCGACCTGCCGTGGCACTCTCGCTACTACGATACCCTCTGGTCATGTCTGGAGGAGCTGGGCGTGCCGATCGGGTTTCACTCGGCCGCCGCCCTGGGCGAGCTGCCGCAGGCGGGCGACCGTTTCGGCGACAACCTCCTGCTTCGCCACGTCTGCGCTCATCCGATGGAGAACATGCTCGCGCTCGTCGACGTGGTGGGCGGCGGCGTGCTGGAACGCCATCCCAAGCTCAAGGTTGCCTTTCTGGAGTGCTACTGCGGATGGCTCTCGTTCCTGCTCCATCGCCTGGACAACGCCATGGCCAAGGGGCGATTCCCGACCGCAGGCGCCTTGAAGCCGAGCGAGTACTTCAAACGACAATGCTGGATTTCGACCGAGCACGAGCGTGAGCTGCCGATGATCATCGAGCTGCTGGGGGACGACCGCATCGTGTTCTCGACCGACTATCCGCACGGCGACTCGGACTTCCCTCACGCCGTCGAGGAGTTCCTCGAAATCGACGGCGTGACGGCGGAAAGCCGCAGAAGGATCCTGTGGGACAACTGCGCTCGCCTCTACGGTCTCGACGGAAAATAG